Within the Sylvia atricapilla isolate bSylAtr1 chromosome 10, bSylAtr1.pri, whole genome shotgun sequence genome, the region CAGAGATAGAGACATCTGGGATCcctggggagaggggctggaaatgCTGCCAGCACTTCAGCCGGCCTAACTGAAATCTTCCCAGGATGCTGGCAGAGGTAGATGGAGGGGCTAGAAGCCCCTGTGGGGCTAGCTCTGGCACAGACCCAGGCCACACACTGGTGGCTGCTGGATTTGCTTTCGGCAGGAGAGAATTACAGGGGCTCCCAGCCGTGGGGGATCTCGCAGCAGCCTCGCCGCCGGGGCTCGCTCGGTGGCGCCAGGCTCTGGAGAAAACGAAACTGCTCGGATTTGAGGAACCCGAAACTCCCGTGCTGATGACGCCCGTCTGCGCTTTGTTCAGGGCGGCCGAGCCCTCTGCGAGACTCGGGGGTGGGTGGGGCTGTCCCGGCGGGGCTGTGCCATCCCCGCACACACGGGACTCTCCTCGCACGGCAGCGCAGCGCTCGGCGGGTGCTCCAGGGTGGGTATCGCCGCTCCGGCTCCTTGCCCTTCTCCCGAACGTCTGCTCGCGGTGGGACGCGGAGGTTCAGATCAGCTCGGGCCATCGGGGCTCGGCGGGGTCCCGTCAGgtcagcttttcctttcacagtGGAGCTCCAGAGGCTCTGCCCACGGGCGGGGATGGGGGGTACGCGAGGGCCGGACCCGTGCCCACAGGCGGAGCTGCGGGgcttgtccccagcctggcGTAAAACGTTCGGGGGTCGCGGGGGCTGCGTGATGCGGGGAAGGCAGAGCGATGTCGGGCCGGGCATGCCCGGGCAGCCGCCGCGGCGAGAATGGCCgagctcctgcctccctctaGCGGGGACCGGGGGCTTGGCCGACGGCTGCGCCCAGCCCCGcgcctccctcctccctccgcGCCGCTCGGGCCGCCGCCCCTGCCGCACGTGGGGAAGGCGGGAGGCGCTTCCGGAGCGGCGGCGGAGCGGTGAGAGCGGCGGCACCGCGCGGGGCGGCCGGGGCAGCTCCGCACCGCGGGCCCGGAGCGCGCCCGGGATCCCCGGGGTGGTGCGGGGGGTTCCCGCCCCCAGCCCCGTCCGGCATCCCCGAGGCAAAGGTGGCTCCTGCGGGGGTGGCTCCGGGGGACCGCTGTGTCCCCGCCCTGTCCTCGGGGCGGCCTCGTTGGGGTGCGGACAAGAGGGGTGAGAACAAGCGCCCCAGCTGGGCCGGCTGCCATTCCACCGTGACACGTGAGCCGAGGGAAGGTGTGAGAGTAGCAGGTCTGGCAGGGACACAGTGTGCCCTGGAGCAGGCGCAGGGAGGgccaagaaaaaggaaataagcgCTGTGAAGATCTGCATTAAACTTTATTCCGTGTCCGCAGTGTAAGATCCTCTGACTTGTAGCAATGGGGAGACCCAGGAAGGAGTCTGCTGGCACATCATCCCCCCGCCCGGCCACAACCGCCTCCAAAAGTGCCCCTGCTGCACCCCCGCCTTCCACTTCAGCCACCCGGGCCAAGgccacagctgcaggcagccaaCCCTGCGGCACTTCTGCTGCCAAGGCTGCCACCCCCACACACGGGCGGGGGACAAAGGCAGACCCTGCTCAGCCAAGATCCACAGCATCCCGCGGGGCCCGAGGAGATGCTGGGGACAAGAGCAAAGCGCCCACCAAGAGTTCTACAAGCCAGAAGGCAGCTGATGCTAAGGGAGCCACTAGTCCTGCCAAAACTGACCTGTGCCCACAGAAGAAGCAGCCTGGGGCTGACCTGAGCAAGGCCTGCGACCGGTTCCTGCCCCCTGTAAAGAGCCAGGACATCCCGAGGGTGGAGAAGGAGACCCGGGGCCAGCGGGAGAACCCCAAGTGGTACGAGTGGCGGGAGAACCGCATCACTGCCTCCGTGGCCCCCAAAATTGCCAACAGCAGGTTTGCCAACAGCAAGACAGACGAGGTGCCCAAGTCCTACTTAAAAGAGGTGGTGAGCTCTGGCTCCAAGGTGCAGACCCCCGCCATGACCTGGGGGATCCGCAATGAGAAGGTGGCGGTGGAGGCATACAAGCAGAAGTCACAGAAGGGGGGCAAGCCAGTGCAAGTGGAGGACTGTGGCCTTTTCATTCACCCAGAGAAGAACTGGCTTGCTGCCAGCCCAGATGGGATCATCAAGGATGCAGCCACAGGGaaggacctggggctgctggaggtgaaGTGTCCCTACAAGCACAGGAACAGGACGGTGCGCGAGGCCTGCAAGGACAAGGATTTCTGCCTTGAAGTGGATGGGGATTCCTATGCCCTGAAGAAGAATCATCCCTACTTTACCCAGGTCCAGTGCCAGCTGGGAACCACTGGCTTCCAGCGGGCTGACTTCGTGGTGCACACCAACAAGGAGACAGCTGTGGTCCCCGTGGAGTTTGACAGGGAGTTCTGGGGGAAGACGGTGCCCAAGCTGGAGAAGTTTTACACGGAGGCAGTGATTCCCCACCTGGAGCAGaaggcaggcagctctgcctgggccAAGGAGGAGTAGACCATTGCCTCCCTATCGCAACTGGAGACTTGTTTGGCTGCATGACTCCAGCTTTGTCCCCTAGCATAGAAGTTACACCCAGGTTAGTTGCTGTTCCTGAACTGTTCACAGTTGGAATTGAAAAGTTGTACCAGCAGGACCCTACTTGGTTAGGGTTCCCAAGTGCCTTCTTGCTGTCCCAACCAGGTCAGCACTCAGCCCCTAAAGccttcttgtcctgtcaccccACTGCATCCCTCACATGTCCTAACAGCACCCCTGATTGAAACTGGCATACCTCTGGATCTGCAAATGAAGCCAGTGATATCTCTGTGTTGGAATTAGAGGCTTATTTTGTGGAGAAAACTGGAATCTTTGGCACCTCAGTTGCTGTCAGGACTAATTTCTAACTGCACTCCAGAGTGGAGACAGAGACAAGGAAGGTTTGTCAGAGCCCAAGAGAAGAACTTCTTTTGAGCCAAATAGGGATGTGCCTGAAGCATTAGAGCAAGGGCAGATGGACACCCTTCCTCCCTGAGCCATCAgacctgctgcttctgtggaaTAACCCATGATATTCCCCTGTGAGATGCCTGCAGACTCTGGAACGCAATTCTCACTGAAGAGGTTGTCTCCCAGGTCATGCACCTCCTGAGGATCTACCTGTGGAGCATCCCTGTAAACTGCAGCAGTGTGAGGAGGTGGTCATTGCCAAATTAAATATAGATTTACTGGTCTGCTTGTTTCCTGGGTTTTTTGCAGCTTGGGATTTACCTGGGGGAGTAGCAGGGCTGAGAGGTATCTCTACAGCATGTCCTCTCCGAGATACAGCAGAAGGGAAGCAGGGGAGCACTTGAGGCCCTGAGGGACATGAGAACCAAGGTCACTGACCTATGCCAAAGCCACCACTGTTATGGCAAAAGTATTTATTATATACATAAGACTCCAGTCACACTCCACAGGGCAAGGACCAGAATTAGCTATAATACAAATTAACTATAATACAAATTAACTATAATACAAAGTAACTATAATACAAAGTAACTATAAAAACATAAAGCACTTTTGGGGCCCAGGCTTTCCACAGGAGGAGATAGGCACAGAGACGagcctgggggctgctgtgcGACAGGGGGCTGTCCCACACCCTGCCCCCTGCTGTGGTCCCACAGTAACCAGATGTGCAAGTAGGAAAGAACCCAGTTAAGGATTATAGTCATGGGGACTGGCAGGTGGGGGCTGAGTGAGTGTCACCAGGACAGGAGTGGGGCCTGCATCCCCCAGGGAAAGTGCAGAAGGCACATGGGCAGGGCTCTTTggaggggctgtgaggaggaggTGGGATCCAACAGTTAGTGCATGTGGGGCCCCAGGAGATCACAAACACTAACACACCACCCACAGGGATGAGCATCTGGACCATCCTAATTCCCCACACACTTCTGGGATAACCGAGCTCTATGGCCAATATGATCCTCAGGAAGGACACACGGGGCACTTTTCAGGGGCCAGAGGTGTGAGGGGGGACAGTCCAGCCCTGCGTCCCAGCCCCTCCCCTGCCAGTGCATTGATTGTCTAAGTCTTCAGGCTAAAAAGGGACCCCCAgccttcctgctctgcaggagcatCAGTCAACGAGGCGCTTGCGGGGCACTGTCCGAGCTCGGTTGGAGCGGCGAATCTCCTGCTTGGCGTCCCGGCACCGCTGGCAGATGAAAATGTCAGGCACGTTGGATTTGCGGATCTTGGCACAAGAGAGGTGGATCCAGGTAGCGCATTCGTTACATTCGATCATGGGCCTCCCTGCGAAGGGCTTCATGCAGAAGCAGGTGATCAGATCCCAGGCATCGTCGTCTGCTCAGGGACAGAGAGACACCGGTCAGACACCACCTTACCAGCTGCAGGTCTGGTGGTGGCCAG harbors:
- the LOC136365422 gene encoding uncharacterized protein, with protein sequence MGRPRKESAGTSSPRPATTASKSAPAAPPPSTSATRAKATAAGSQPCGTSAAKAATPTHGRGTKADPAQPRSTASRGARGDAGDKSKAPTKSSTSQKAADAKGATSPAKTDLCPQKKQPGADLSKACDRFLPPVKSQDIPRVEKETRGQRENPKWYEWRENRITASVAPKIANSRFANSKTDEVPKSYLKEVVSSGSKVQTPAMTWGIRNEKVAVEAYKQKSQKGGKPVQVEDCGLFIHPEKNWLAASPDGIIKDAATGKDLGLLEVKCPYKHRNRTVREACKDKDFCLEVDGDSYALKKNHPYFTQVQCQLGTTGFQRADFVVHTNKETAVVPVEFDREFWGKTVPKLEKFYTEAVIPHLEQKAGSSAWAKEE